In Campylobacter sp. RM16187, the DNA window GTTGGCGGACAAGGTGTAATTTTAGCCGGAGAAATTTTAGCCGCCGCCAAGATAGAAGATGGAGGATATGGGGTCAAAGCATCTACTTATACTTCACAGGTTAGAGGCGGTCCTACTAAAGTTGATATAGTATTAGACGAAAGCGAAATTTTATACCCATATGCAAATGAGGGTGAGATAGAATTTATGCTTGCAACGGCACAAGTAAGCTACAATCTTTTTAAAAGCGGAGTCAAAGAGGGTGGTATAATAGTCATAGAGCCAAATTTGGTCAAAGCTAGCGATGAGGATAGAAAAAAGTGGAAAATTTATGAAATTCCTATTATCTCTATAGCTAAAGACGAAGTCGGAAATGTCATCACGCAAAGCGTTGTAGCCTTAGGAGTAGCTGTAGAGATGAGTGGTTGCTTGGATGCCAATTTAGTAAGAGAAGTTATGCTATCAAAGGTACCAAAGAAAGTCTATGAGGCCAATGCTATGGCTTACGAGCTAGGATTAAAATACGCTAAAGAGGCAAAAGAGAGTTAATTAATACAAAAATTATAAAGGAAAAATATGAAAATAGGAATTTTTTACGCTACAGGAAAGGGCGATACCGCAAAGGCTTGCGAGTATCTAGCTTCAAAATTGGGTGCTAAAGTAAAGGCTGTTAAGGAAGTAGAGCAATCAAGCGAGTTTGAAGACTTTGATCTTTTGATTTTGGCAAGCTCAAGTTATGGATTTGGCGAACTTCATGATGATTGGAAAGCA includes these proteins:
- a CDS encoding 2-oxoacid:acceptor oxidoreductase family protein; protein product: MKRELRFVGVGGQGVILAGEILAAAKIEDGGYGVKASTYTSQVRGGPTKVDIVLDESEILYPYANEGEIEFMLATAQVSYNLFKSGVKEGGIIVIEPNLVKASDEDRKKWKIYEIPIISIAKDEVGNVITQSVVALGVAVEMSGCLDANLVREVMLSKVPKKVYEANAMAYELGLKYAKEAKES